CGGCCAGGTGATCGTAGGCCTGGATGCTCGCCAGGGACGGGTGGCGACCCGGGGATGGAACCAGCTGGAGGCGCTGGAGGCGCTGCCCTTCGCCAGGGATCTGGTACGGCGCGGCGTGGACCGAATCGTCTACACCGACATCGGCAAGGATGGGACCCTTCAGGGACCCAACCTGGAGGCCACCGGGCGAATGGCTCGGGAGAGCGGATTGAAGGTGATTGCCTCCGGGGGGGTGTCCTCCCTCGAGGACCTGTCGCGGCTCAAGCGCCTGGAGTCAAGCGGCGTGGAGGGTGTGATCGTCGGGAAGGCCTTGTATGAAGGGAGGTTTCCCCTGGGAGAGGCGCTGTCGGCGGTGGCGGGTTAGCGGGGCACCCGGCCCCGGACGACGGAGCGGATCATGCGAGGGTGAAGCAGGGGTCTTTTGCGAACCTTGGAGAATGGAGCCTCCCCTCCGGCTCGATTGCCGGCGGAGTCTCCTGGGTGGCGATCTCGCCGGTTCCGTCCCCCCCACCGGTTCGACCGCGGGCGGAGCCCTTGTCTCACCGACTCCCCCTCCAGGGGGGAGTGATACTCCAGCGCCTGATGCTGGCCTCAAGAATCACTCCCCCCTTGAGGGGGAGTCGCAGAAGCCGAGCCGGATGGAGAAGGCTGATGCGGTGGGGGGCAAGGCTCGGCTCCGAACCCCACGACAGGCCGCTGATACAGGATGAAGCGGCGGTTGTTTCTAGTAAGCGGCAGTCGGCCGGCGG
This genomic window from Acidobacteriota bacterium contains:
- the hisA gene encoding 1-(5-phosphoribosyl)-5-[(5-phosphoribosylamino)methylideneamino]imidazole-4-carboxamide isomerase: MIIFPAVDMRRGKCVRLVQGRAEAETVYSEDPLVAARRWCDQGATWLHLVDLDGAMVQGGHNRTIAREIFEALPIPVQFGGGVRTLSDIRELLDAGATRVILGTVAVERPDLVEEALTRHPGQVIVGLDARQGRVATRGWNQLEALEALPFARDLVRRGVDRIVYTDIGKDGTLQGPNLEATGRMARESGLKVIASGGVSSLEDLSRLKRLESSGVEGVIVGKALYEGRFPLGEALSAVAG